From a region of the Drosophila virilis strain 15010-1051.87 chromosome 3, Dvir_AGI_RSII-ME, whole genome shotgun sequence genome:
- the LOC6622561 gene encoding uncharacterized protein isoform X2 has product MTSKLQEGILVGCGNPLLDISATVPMHFLERYGMKEDDAILAEERHMPIYRELAEDYQAEYLAGGSVQNSLRIAQWIIGQPNVAVFFGCVGKDKFADILREKARAAGVDAHYQVSEDTPTGTCAVLITGTHRSLCANLAAANKFTIDHLEEPENRHRIENALYYYISGFFLTVNPPSIMRVAATAHAKQRPFLMNLSAPFISQYFMTPLLDVMPYVDIIFGNEAEAHAFATAQGWPADNDLREIGKRLVALNKLNTGRPRIAILTQGCDPVLLIQHDSVQEFPVTRLTVDEIVDTNGAGDAFVGGFLSQFVQGKSLDVCIRCGNYAAGHIIKNPGCTYSGSPEFVE; this is encoded by the exons ATGACAAGCAAGCTACA AGAAGGCATCCTAGTCGGATGCGGTAATCCGTTGCTGGATATATCGGCGACCGTGCCTATGCATTTCCTGGAAAGATATGGCATGAAAGAGGATGATGCCATACTGGCCGAGGAACGACATATGCCCATCTACCGTGAACTGGCCGAGGACTATCAGGCAGAGTATCTGGCCGGTGGTTCGGTCCAAAATTCATTGCGCATAGCCCAATGGATAATTGGACAGCCCAATGTCGCCGTCTTCTTTGGCTGTGTGGGCAAGGATAAGTTTGCGGACATATTGCGGGAGAAGGCACGCGCCGCCGGTGTTGATGCACATTATCAGGTGAGCGAAGACACGCCCACGGGCACTTGTGCTGTGCTCATCACGGGCACGCATCGCTCTCTCTGCGCTAACCTGGCGGCAGCCAACAAATTCACCATCGACCATCTGGAGGAACCGGAGAACAGGCATCGTATAGAGAATGCTTTATACTATTATATTTCG GGCTTCTTTTTGACCGTTAATCCACCCAGCATAATGCGTGTGGCCGCCACCGCCCATGCCAAGCAGCGACCGTTCCTAATGAACCTCAGCGCACCATTCATATCGCAATATTTCATGACACCGCTGCTGGATGTTATGCCCTATGTTGATATCATTTTTGGCAACGAGGCGGAGGCGCACGCCTTTGCCACTGCGCAAGGTTGGCCCGCCGACAATGATCTGCGTGAGATTGGCAAGCGCCTGGTCGCGCTGAATAAACTCAATACGGGGCGACCACGCATTGCCATACTCACGCAGGGCTGTGACCCCGTGCTGCTTATACAGCACGATTCGGTCCAGGAGTTTCCAGTGACACGTTTGACGGTGGATGAAATTGTAGATACCAATGGCGCTGGGGATGCATTCGTTGGTGGTTTCCTGTCGCAGTTTGTGCAGGGCAAATCGCTGGATGTGTGCATACGCTGTGGCAACTATGCGGCGGGTCATATTATCAAGAATCCAGGCTGCACGTATTCCGGTTCGCCGGAATTTGTTGAATAA
- the LOC116649857 gene encoding small ribosomal subunit protein eS12 gives MADVDVDVPSAAPVLGGAMDINTALQEVLKKSLIADGLVHGIHQACKALDKRQAVLCILAESFDEPNYKKLITALCNEHQIPLIRVDSHKKLGEWSGLCKIDKEGKPRKVCGCSVVVIKDYGEETPALDVVKDHLRQNS, from the exons ATGGCCGACGTTGATGT AGATGTGCCCTCCGCAGCGCCCGTTCTTGGCGGCGCCATGGACATAAACACCGCGCTACAGGAAGTTCTAAAGAAGTCGCTGATCGCTGATGGACTCGTCCATGGCATCCACCAGGCCTGCAAGGCTTTGGACAA gCGTCAAGCTGTCCTCTGCATTCTGGCCGAATCCTTTGATGAGCCCAACTACAAGAAACTGATCACAGCCTTGTGCAATGAGCATCAGATTCCGCTGATTCGTGTCGATTCGCACAAGAAACTGGGCGAGTGGTCTGGTCTGTGCAAGATCGACAAGGAGGGCAAGCCACGCAAGGTGTGCGGCTGCTCTGTGGTTGTCATTAAGGATTACGGTGAGGAGACGCCCGCATTGGATGTAGTTAAGGACCATCTCAGACAGAACAGCTAA
- the LOC6622561 gene encoding uncharacterized protein isoform X1, with protein sequence MCDTKSNSSNVREGILVGCGNPLLDISATVPMHFLERYGMKEDDAILAEERHMPIYRELAEDYQAEYLAGGSVQNSLRIAQWIIGQPNVAVFFGCVGKDKFADILREKARAAGVDAHYQVSEDTPTGTCAVLITGTHRSLCANLAAANKFTIDHLEEPENRHRIENALYYYISGFFLTVNPPSIMRVAATAHAKQRPFLMNLSAPFISQYFMTPLLDVMPYVDIIFGNEAEAHAFATAQGWPADNDLREIGKRLVALNKLNTGRPRIAILTQGCDPVLLIQHDSVQEFPVTRLTVDEIVDTNGAGDAFVGGFLSQFVQGKSLDVCIRCGNYAAGHIIKNPGCTYSGSPEFVE encoded by the exons ATGTGCGACACTAAGAGCAACTCAAGCAACGTGAG AGAAGGCATCCTAGTCGGATGCGGTAATCCGTTGCTGGATATATCGGCGACCGTGCCTATGCATTTCCTGGAAAGATATGGCATGAAAGAGGATGATGCCATACTGGCCGAGGAACGACATATGCCCATCTACCGTGAACTGGCCGAGGACTATCAGGCAGAGTATCTGGCCGGTGGTTCGGTCCAAAATTCATTGCGCATAGCCCAATGGATAATTGGACAGCCCAATGTCGCCGTCTTCTTTGGCTGTGTGGGCAAGGATAAGTTTGCGGACATATTGCGGGAGAAGGCACGCGCCGCCGGTGTTGATGCACATTATCAGGTGAGCGAAGACACGCCCACGGGCACTTGTGCTGTGCTCATCACGGGCACGCATCGCTCTCTCTGCGCTAACCTGGCGGCAGCCAACAAATTCACCATCGACCATCTGGAGGAACCGGAGAACAGGCATCGTATAGAGAATGCTTTATACTATTATATTTCG GGCTTCTTTTTGACCGTTAATCCACCCAGCATAATGCGTGTGGCCGCCACCGCCCATGCCAAGCAGCGACCGTTCCTAATGAACCTCAGCGCACCATTCATATCGCAATATTTCATGACACCGCTGCTGGATGTTATGCCCTATGTTGATATCATTTTTGGCAACGAGGCGGAGGCGCACGCCTTTGCCACTGCGCAAGGTTGGCCCGCCGACAATGATCTGCGTGAGATTGGCAAGCGCCTGGTCGCGCTGAATAAACTCAATACGGGGCGACCACGCATTGCCATACTCACGCAGGGCTGTGACCCCGTGCTGCTTATACAGCACGATTCGGTCCAGGAGTTTCCAGTGACACGTTTGACGGTGGATGAAATTGTAGATACCAATGGCGCTGGGGATGCATTCGTTGGTGGTTTCCTGTCGCAGTTTGTGCAGGGCAAATCGCTGGATGTGTGCATACGCTGTGGCAACTATGCGGCGGGTCATATTATCAAGAATCCAGGCTGCACGTATTCCGGTTCGCCGGAATTTGTTGAATAA
- the LOC6622618 gene encoding 10 kDa heat shock protein, mitochondrial: MAAAIKKIIPMLDRILVQRAEALTKTKGGIVLPEKSVGKVLEGTVVAVGPGTRNATTGSHIPIGVKEGDRVLLPEFGGTKVQLDSDEKKELFLFRESDILAKLE, from the exons aTG GCTGCCGCTATTAAGAAGATCATCCCCATGCTTGACCGCATTTTGGTGCAACGCGCTGAAGCCCTTACCAAAACGAAAGGTGGCATTGTCTTGCCAGAAAAATCGGTGGGTAAAGTGCTGGAAGGCACTGTTGTGGCGGTGGGACCCGGAACTCGCAATGCT aCAACTGGCAGTCATATTCCAATTGGTGTAAAGGAGGGCGATCGCGTTCTGCTGCCTGAATTTGGCGGTACCAAGGTCCAATTGGATAGTGATGAAAAGAAAGAGCTGTTCCTTTTCCGCGAGTcggatatcttggccaaattaGAATAA
- the LOC116649859 gene encoding protein Exd1 homolog: MSDDNSNFEDIDNSDNDSVESFATAAAWERKSIKSAPLLPHELLSLQQKLKRIVVIQQTDQSYHRALSDIRDQAIISVLVEPSFYGRHCITSVMVIATANNTYVFDLKALGVIFRELSVLLEAEYPRKIMHYSHRICDLLFHQHKLRINGICDTFVALCVARQDRCNCTLQDAISLIFELPLSELTCDEITSASESLRNFTARPLSRGQIQYLGKLAILQHKLHDTLIYGNICSDLQQMSEKFSCEFNKQKKSDEVALNMRPGSKTGFECIDPYYKISTSVD; this comes from the exons atgagCGATGACAATAGCAATTTTGAGGACATCGACAACAGCGACAATGACAGCGTAGAGTCTTTTGCTACAGCTGCCGCTTGGGAGAGAAAATCTATAAAAAGTGCGCCCCTTTTGCCACACGAACTGTTGTCCCTGCAGCAGAAACTTAAGCGCATTGTGGTTATTCAGCAAACGGATCAGTCATACCATAGGGCGTTGAGCGACATACGCGACCAAGCCATCATCTCGGTGCTGGTGGAGCCAAGTTTCTATGGGCGGCATTGCATAACATCCGTCATGGTTATTGCCACCGCGAATAATACGTATGTGTTTGATCTGAAAGCGCTGGGAGTCATTTTCCGGGAACTATCTGTGCTGCTGGAGGCGGAGTATCCTAGAAAGATAATGCACTACAGCCATCGAATATGTGATTTGCTGTTCCATCAGCACAAGCTAAGAATAAATGGAATTTGCGACACGTTCGTCGCGTTGTGCGTAGCTCGACAGGATCGTTGTAATTGCACGTTGCAGGACGCCATTTCGTTAATTTTCGAGCTACCGCTGTCCGAGCTGACCTGCGACGAGATAACTAGT GCCAGCGAATCGCTGCGTAACTTCACCGCACGCCCTTTATCCAGAGGTCAGATCCAATACCTGGGAAAACTTGCCATATTACAACATAAGTTACACGATACGCTTATCTACGGAAATATTTGTAGCGATTTGCAACAAATGTCGGAAAAATTCAGCTGCGAGTTTAACAAGCAAAAGAAATCGGACGAGGTGGCACTGAACATGAGACCTGGTAGCAAAACTGGCTTCGAATGCATAGATCCATACTACAAAATATCAACATCAGTGGACTAA
- the LOC6622586 gene encoding large ribosomal subunit protein bL20m, with amino-acid sequence MVFISIPLMVRARGPDEFWRKRRIFKLAAHYRSRTRNVYSFAIRSVHRALAYATKGRKLKKLDMAQLWTTRVEAGCQQYGVALDTFKEGLARSDILLNKKMLSDLAIWEPRSFEALVNISRERAAVEGLPDIKRRSAFNQVYGLSNLKLD; translated from the exons ATGGTGTTTATAAGCATCCCCCTGATGGTGCGCGCCCGCGGCCCGGATGAGTTCTGGCGCAAAAGGCGTATTTTCAAACTCGCTGCG CATTATCGCAGCCGTACGCGTAATGTTTATTCTTTTGCCATACGCAGCGTTCATCGTGCACTCGCATACGCCACCAAGGGCCGCAAGCTCAAGAAACTGGACATGGCTCAGCTGTGGACAACCCGCGTTGAAGCCGGCTGCCAGCAGTATGGAGTCGCCTTGGACACATTCAAGGAGGGCCTCGCACGCTCTGATATTTTGCTGAACAA AAAAATGCTCTCCGATTTGGCTATTTGGGAGCCACGCTCGTTTGAAGCTTTGGTAAACATTTCCAGAGAACGGGCTGCTGTGGAGGGTCTGCCGGACATTAAGCGAAGGTCGGCCTTCAATCAGGTGTATGGGCTGAGTAATCTAAAGCTCGATTAG
- the LOC116649858 gene encoding protein-S-isoprenylcysteine O-methyltransferase, protein MCANNSRPSATTGPHAKLCSEGRISLYCFLATAGLVLVPSVPQIYYGIVPNVWGAVLWGPMLYYALINMIIRFVLRNMEYQVAIRASFLGFTMAASVLVICFAPVPWQQFGVYGCFMSFFHYSEFLVIAFANPRTLSLDSFMLNHSVHYGLAAAASWIEFVLELYFLPEFKRWAYLWLLGVTLCAFGEIVRKVAIITAGRSFTHLVQDEKHTDHKLITHGLYAYSRHPSYVGWFYWSIGTQVILMNPLCICIYALVSWLFFHDRIYVEEYSLLYFFQSDYARYQKRVPTGLPFIKGYLIE, encoded by the exons ATGTGCGCAAATAATTCACGGCCCTCAGCAACGACAGGCCCCCACGCCAAACTCTGCTCCGAGGGCCGGATCAGTTTGTATTGCTTTCTGGCCACGGCAGGTCTGGTGCTTGTGCCCTCAGTTCCTCAGATATACTATGGGATTGTGCCAAATGTCTGGGGCGCCGTCCTGTGGGGACCGATGCTGTACTACGCCCTCATCAACATGATAATACGTTTTGTGCTCAGGAACATGGAATATCAG GTTGCCATTCGCGCCTCTTTTCTGGGCTTTACCATGGCGGCGAGCGTTCTAGTCATTTGTTTTGCGCCCGTACCTTGGCAGCAGTTCGGCGTATATGGCTGCTTCATGTCCTTCTTCCATTACTCTGAGTTTCTGGttattgcatttgcaaatCCACGCACACTCTCACTGGACTCCTTCATGCTGAATCATTCGGTGCACTATGGCCTGGCGGCAGCAGCCAGTTGGATAGAGTTTGTCCTAGAGCTATATTTTTTGCCCGAATTCAAGCGTTGGGCCTATTTGTGGCTGCTAGGCGTGACATTATGCGCCTTCGGCGAAATTGTGCGAAAGGTTGCCATCATCACTGCAGGGCGCAGCTTTACGCAttta GTGCAGGACGAAAAGCACACGGATCACAAGCTAATAACCCATGGATTATACGCCTACAGTCGCCATCCGTCGTATGTGGGCTGGTTCTATTGGTCCATTGGCACCCAAGTAATACTGATGAATCCGCtgtgtatttgcatttatgcTCTAGTCAGCTGGCTATTCTTTCACGATCGCATTTACGTTGAGGAATACTCGCTGCTTTATTTCTTTCAATCGGACTATGCGCGCTATCAGAAGCGAGTGCCAACGGGCCTGCCCTTTATCAAAGGCTATCTGATTGAATAG
- the LOC6622552 gene encoding zinc finger MYND domain-containing protein 10 homolog, translating into MVNFVYLEELYLFVESIRSFQVRDVGSSKWLEVHEMIIKLSQQAALEVAEQREEEVKEFLVSRDKLSVLINEAYCVSLWKSRVLPHLLEIDPNPQATFLIYTVLYHEAAVVALLDLCLYHPSGCESLQDSVLDLIDYCAQGVAQVIGLVSMGYHENETKVDVDEAVLTELERQKRDLIYKIGLRCVSLLSYLADNVSLFHMGAARRMLVTHDIPWLMVDVLCFRPWQRNTSKGLEKFIDEKWSAVEDAAKIIKPEAQAWFCVRQLLLSPQIVDNYPLNEARCKQISKLLGMLHETLLDQLPVLIELKQYISRLTLSGNTGKKAQNLILEDMPQIQDNLIKEVERDGGFYQVAQNQDGVFLNNNREEICALATKLSSAYGTELLCELEQHMADLELKKNETKSDDSPAADETEEKVHKCGTCQEPAKKKCANCKLVHYCSRECQLKDWPQHKDTCMGKAV; encoded by the exons ATGGTAAACTTTGTGTACCTGGAGGAGCTTTACCTGTTCGTGGAGAGCATTCGTTCCTTTCAGGTGCGCGATGTGGGCAGCAGCAAATGGTTGGAGGTCCATGAGATGATAATTAAGCTGAGCCAGCAGGCGGCACTTGAGGTGGCCGAACAGCGTGAGGAGGAAGTCAAGGAGTTTCTCGTTTCCCGAGACAAGCTATCGGTGCTCATAAATGAGGCCTATTGTGTCAGTTTGTGGAAATCACGTGTGCTGCCCCATCTCCTGGAGATTGATCCGAATCCCCAGGCAACATTCCTGATTTACACGGTGCTGTACCATGAGGCTGCTGTGGTGGCATTGCTCGATCTATGCCTTTACCATCCCAGTGGCTGCGAATCGCTTCAGGATTCGGTGCTAGATTTGATCGATTACTGTGCCCAGGGCGTTGCACAGGTCATCGGCTTGGTTAGCATGGGCTACCACGAGAACGAGACCAAAGTAGATGTGGACGAGGCCGTGCTCACCGAGCTGGAGCGTCAAAAGCGCGATCTCATCTATAAGATTGGCCTGCGCTGCGTTTCTCTGCTCAGCTACCTGGCTGACAATGTGTCGCTGTTCCATATGGGCGCAGCTCGTCGCATGCTGGTTACTCACGATATACCCTGGCTCATGGTCGATGTACTCTGCTTTCGGCCCTGGCAACGCAATACCAGCAAGGGCTTGGAGAAGTTTATCGACGAGAAGTGGAGCGCCGTTGAGGACGCAGCTAAAATTATAAAGCCAGAGGCCCAAGCCTGGTTCTGTGTTCGCCAGCTACTGCTCAGCCCGCAGATAGTTGATAATTATCCCTTGAACGAGGCGCGTTGCAAACAGATATCCAAG CTGCTGGGCATGCTACACGAAACGCTGTTGGACCAGCTGCCGGTGCTGATCGAGCTGAAGCAGTACATCAGTCGCTTAACACTCAGTGGGAATACTGGCAAAAAGGCTCAGAATCTTATTTTAGAGGATATGCCACAAATTCAGGATAACCTCATCAAGGAGGTGGAACGCGACGGCGGCTTTTATCAGGTAGCTCAGAACCAGGACGGCGTATTCCTCAACAACAATCGAGAAGAGATCTGCGCACTGGCCACCAAACTGAGCAGCGCTTATGGCACAGAGCTTTTATGTGAATTGGAGCAACACATGGCCGATTTGGAACTGAAGAAGAATGAAACCAAGTCAGATGATAGTCCTGCTGCCGACGAAACGGAGGAAAAGGTCCACAAATGCGGCACTTGCCAGGAGCCGGCAAAAAAGAAATGCGCCAACTGCAAGCTGGTTCATTATTGCTCCCG AGAGTGCCAACTTAAGGATTGGCCGCAGCACAAGGACACGTGCATGGGCAAGGCTGTCTAG
- the LOC6624230 gene encoding matrix-remodeling-associated protein 7-like: protein MWFDPSGYYVVALSTLLLCILIALYFANFLKDDSELEDEGLGDDEVRLEDDPVMKAQLQARLQREIDDDEAYEEEQEPLSESDAEQGPGPKAPNYSNLVGKFKAKRYQHKLEKNLSPSQIEEERRIEREQLAAIFELLRKQEDELNLKDRISDCELKQQVKLYR, encoded by the exons ATGTGGTTTGATCCATCCGGATACTATGTGGTTGCCTTGAGCACTCTGCTGCTGTGCATTTTAATAGCCCTTTATTTTGCCAACTTTTTGAAGGACGATTCT GAACTAGAGGATGAAGGCCTTGGCGATGACGAGGTGCGTTTGGAGGACGATCCGGTAATGAAAGCACAGTTGCAAGCGCGCCTGCAAAGGGAAATCGATGATGATGAGGCCTACGAGGAAGAGCAGGAACCGTTAAGCGAGAGCGATGCAGAGCAAGGACCTGGACCAAAGGCGCCCAATTACAGCAATCTGGTGGGAAAGTTCAAGGCCAAGCGATACCAGCACAAGCTGGAAAAGAACCTATCACCCAGCCAAATTGAGGAGGAGCGACGGATCGAGCGTGAACAGTTGGCGGCGATTTTTGAATTGCTGCGCAAACAGGAGGACGAATTGAATCTAAAGGATCGCATAAGCGATTGCGAGCTTAAGCAGCAGGTGAAATTGTATCGTTAG